TTATCACCCAGTGGGGAGTATTTGCTACCGAGTCATGCCCTTCGAATTAAAGAATATGGGAGCTACCTACCAACGTGCCatagtcacattattccatgacatgatgcacaaagaagtagaAGTCTATAtggatgacatgatcattaaatccagaggaactgaaagccatgtacaggtattaaaaaaagtattcgaaaggctcagaaagtatCAATTAAAACTGAACTCGGCAAAATGTGTGTTTGAGGCAAGATCGAGAAAGTTGTTGGGGTTTGTAGTTagtgagaaaggaatagaagtagatccagacaagattcgagccattcaagaaatgcgatccccaaagacagaaagggacGTGCGTAGTTTCCTGAAAAAATTGAACTACATTTTAGGAGTTATTTCTAATCTCATTGCTAAGGCTGAACCCATTTTCAAATTGCTCAAAAAGAATAATACCGCAAAGTGGGATGAAGCTTGCCAAAAAGCCTTCGAAAAGATTAAGCTATACGTGTGAAGTCCACCTGTATTGGTTCCTCCAGTGACGGGTAGGCCATTAATTTTGTACATGGTAGTTCAGTAAATCTCAATGGATTGTGTTCTGGGGCAACACGATGACACTGGGAGAAAAGAAAGAGCCATTTATTATTTAAGAAATTCAACgaatgcgagtcaaggtactcATTCCTGGAAAAGACCTATTGTGCATTGGCATGGACAGCGAATCGactcaagcactatatgttgaatcataaaacgtggctcatctctaggatggatccaatcaagtatgtattcaaAAGCCCATTCATACCCGGAAGAATAGcaaagtggcaggttatactttctcaatatgacattgtttaCATGATAAGAAAAGCAGTAAAAGGAAGCGTGATAGCAGATCTCCTGGCAGAAAACCCAATCGATGATTATGAGGCTCTAGATTTCGAATTCCTATATGAGCATATTAATATAGTAAGTAGTGGTGCTAAGGGGCAAGATGATGTGTGGGAGATGTATTTCGACAAAGTAGTTAATTTGTCCGATAATGGGATTGGGGCAGTGTTAGTATCCCCAGATGGGAAACACTTCTCGATAGCTGTCAAACTAAGGTTTGACTATATCAATAACATGGCAGAGTATGAAGCCTGCATGAGTGGTTTACAAGCTACCATTGAAATAAAGGTAAAGAAATTGGAGGTGTTTGGGgattcagccctgatcatttatcatgtcaaaggggaatggcagaCTAAAGATCCAAAACTAATCCCGTACGAGAAATATCTCCTCGAGCTAATCAAGGAGTTTGAAGAAATTTCCTTCACTCACTTGAGCCGTGACAAAACCAAttcactgatgccttagctactctagctgtaaTGACTCAAATGGAGGAGGGGCAGATAATGCAGTTGTTAcaaattaaagcaaggagtgagccagcaTACTGCCTTATGATTGAAGAGGAAATAGACAGCAAACCTTGGTATTATGACATTCAGACATACATCAAAACTAGGGAATATCCTCCTGGGATAAGTAGAAATGAAAAAAGAATGATCAGAAGGTTAGTGTTGGAATACTCCCCTAATGGCGAaatcctatacaagaggagctccaatggTAAATTATTAAGGTGCATGGATGAGAAAGAAGCAGAGAGAATTCTTTTTGAAACCCATGAAGGGAACTGTGCTACTCATAGCAATGGatacatgatggccaagcaaatcttaAGGCGGGGTTACTTTTGGACTACTTTGGAAAAGGACTGCATTAAGTATTTCAAAAAATGTCACAAGTGTCAAATTTACGCTGACCGAATGAATGTCCCACCTCATCAACTCTATAAACTTATcgcaccatggccttttgcaatgtgggacaTTGATGTAATTGGTCCAGTTAATCCAaaggcatccaatggacacaTGTTCATTTTGGTGGCCATTGATTACTTTACTAAATGGGTCGAGGCTACCTCATACGCTAACATCACTCAAAATAcatttctgaagtttctcaaaaataacatcagctgcaGATATGGCCTTCCCAGTGAAATCGTCATTGATAATACTAAGAATCTTAATGGCCCGAATGTTCAAAAGTTGTGTGATCAATATAAGATATGTCATCTCAACTCATTGCCTTACCAACCCCAGATGAATAGAGCTGTAGAAGCTGCCAACAAGAATCTCAAATGCATAATTGAAAAGATGACCatcacttatagggattggcatgatatgcttctatTTGCCCTTCATGCCTATCAGACTACAGtgagaacatcaactggggcaaccccatactcgtTAGTCTATGGAATGGAAGC
The sequence above is a segment of the Hevea brasiliensis isolate MT/VB/25A 57/8 chromosome 11, ASM3005281v1, whole genome shotgun sequence genome. Coding sequences within it:
- the LOC110656876 gene encoding uncharacterized protein LOC110656876, translated to MDPIKYVFKSPFIPGRIAKWQVILSQYDIVYMIRKAVKGSVIADLLAENPIDDYEALDFEFLYEHINIVSSGAKGQDDVWEMYFDKVVNLSDNGIGAVLVSPDGKHFSIAVKLRFDYINNMAEYEACMSGLQATIEIKVKKLEVFGDSALIIYHVKGEWQTKDPKLIPYEKYLLELIKEFEEISFTHLSRDKTNSLMP